A genome region from Rhizobium jaguaris includes the following:
- a CDS encoding FRG domain-containing protein, which produces MTQFATTTSKSWHDFKSADLQDLFTGKPFDRGRFLFRGQGSESWPLISSFDRWFKGERRYKAEASKKLMTLFEQETEGLQIDRDIWSDPNRRLGLAQHYGVPTRLLDWSESPYVAAFFAFAGLDANALIEGHESYVKNVAVWCIDRCVANVWSSEAGVEIIHVPSYGNERLRNQLGWFTLLKAPYDSLEEYVSHFDEAPAALRRFSIPATDVRRALADLELMGMNFSRIYPGVDGSARTAVLRAKWEQE; this is translated from the coding sequence TTGACACAGTTTGCTACCACTACAAGCAAAAGCTGGCATGATTTCAAATCGGCAGATCTCCAGGATCTGTTCACGGGAAAACCGTTCGACCGAGGTCGTTTCCTATTTCGAGGGCAGGGTTCAGAGAGTTGGCCGCTGATCTCTTCGTTCGACCGCTGGTTCAAGGGAGAGAGACGATACAAGGCGGAAGCCTCAAAGAAGCTCATGACACTGTTCGAACAAGAGACTGAAGGTCTTCAAATTGACCGTGACATTTGGTCTGACCCAAATCGAAGACTCGGTCTCGCACAACACTACGGGGTCCCGACGCGACTTCTTGATTGGAGCGAAAGTCCCTACGTCGCCGCATTCTTCGCTTTTGCCGGACTAGACGCAAACGCGCTCATAGAAGGCCACGAGAGCTACGTAAAAAACGTTGCGGTTTGGTGTATCGACCGCTGCGTAGCCAACGTGTGGAGCTCTGAGGCGGGCGTTGAGATTATCCATGTCCCCTCTTATGGCAACGAAAGGTTGCGAAATCAACTTGGATGGTTCACGCTCCTCAAGGCTCCATATGACAGCTTGGAGGAGTACGTATCACATTTCGACGAGGCGCCCGCCGCGCTGCGACGATTCTCTATACCTGCCACAGATGTCAGGCGCGCTTTAGCAGACCTAGAGCTTATGGGAATGAACTTCAGCCGAATCTATCCAGGCGTTGATGGGAGCGCCAGAACCGCCGTCCTGAGAGCAAAGTGGGAGCAGGAATAG
- the istB gene encoding IS21-like element helper ATPase IstB: MLINPTIDMLRELGLYGMATAFQELDAQSEARGLEHGEWLAILLEREATMRRQKRFEARARAAKLRHDAQIENADFRAARGLDRNLFMALAGCDWIRKHHSLLVTGPAGVGKSWLACALGHKACREDFSVAYHRVPRLFATLALARGDGRYGRILKSLAKTDLLILDDWGPEKLNDDQRRDLLEIIEDRYERRSTIVTSQVPLDRWWEIIANPTLADAILDRLVHNAYRIDLTGESMRKQRSPGAPETSHA; the protein is encoded by the coding sequence ATCGATATGCTGCGCGAACTCGGCCTTTACGGCATGGCCACAGCCTTCCAGGAGCTCGACGCACAGTCAGAAGCGCGCGGCCTCGAGCATGGAGAATGGCTTGCCATCCTGCTCGAGCGCGAAGCTACCATGCGCCGCCAGAAGCGGTTCGAAGCCCGCGCCAGGGCTGCTAAGCTTCGCCATGATGCACAGATCGAGAATGCCGACTTTCGTGCGGCCCGCGGTCTCGATCGCAATCTATTCATGGCGCTTGCTGGCTGCGACTGGATCCGTAAGCACCACAGTCTCCTCGTCACCGGGCCAGCCGGCGTCGGTAAAAGTTGGCTTGCCTGCGCCCTCGGCCACAAGGCATGCCGCGAAGATTTCTCCGTCGCATACCACCGAGTTCCGCGGCTGTTCGCCACGCTCGCACTTGCAAGAGGTGACGGGCGCTACGGCAGGATCCTCAAATCTCTCGCCAAGACCGACCTGCTGATCCTCGATGACTGGGGACCAGAAAAGCTCAACGATGATCAGCGGCGTGATCTTCTCGAGATCATCGAGGACCGCTACGAGCGTCGATCAACGATCGTCACCAGTCAGGTGCCCCTGGATCGCTGGTGGGAAATCATAGCAAATCCAACGCTCGCCGATGCCATCCTGGATCGCCTCGTTCACAATGCCTATCGCATCGATCTCACTGGCGAGAGCATGCGAAAACAGCGTTCGCCAGGAGCGCCTGAAACATCCCACGCTTGA